In one window of Ovis aries strain OAR_USU_Benz2616 breed Rambouillet chromosome 5, ARS-UI_Ramb_v3.0, whole genome shotgun sequence DNA:
- the IL17B gene encoding interleukin-17B isoform X2, translating to MEKKWLASKFCQGLPAPLGHLAFWWCHLALFLLTISIFLGLGQPRNPKGKRKGPGRPGTLAPGPHQLPLDLVSRAKPYARMEEYERNLGEMVAQLRNSSEPARRKCEVDLQLWLSNKRSLSPWGYSINHDPGRIPADLPEAQCLCLGCVNPFTMQEDRSMVSVPVFSQVPVRRRLCPPPPRPGPCRQRAVMETIAVGCTCIF from the exons AT GGAAAAGAAGTGGCTGGCGTCAAAGTTCTGCCAGGGTTTGCCTGCTCCTCTGGGACATCTGGCTTTCTGGTGGTGCCACCTGGCG CTGTTCCTTCTCACCATCTCCATCTTCCTGGGGCTGGGCCAGCCCAGGAACCCCAAAGGCAAGAGAAAGGGGCCAGGGCGGCCTGGGACCCTGGCCCCTGGGCCTCACCAGTTGCCGCTGGACCTGGTGTCCCGGGCAAAGCCCTATGCCCGCATGGAGGAATATGAGAGGAACCTGGGGGAGATGGTGGCCCAGCTGAGGAACAGCTCCGAGCCGGCCAGGAGGAAGTGCGAGGTCGACCTGCAACTGTGGCTGTCCAACAAGAGGAGCCTGTCACCCTGGGGCTACAG CATCAACCATGACCCCGGCCGCATTCCTGCAGACCTGCCAGAGGCGCAGTGCTTGTGTCTGGGCTGCGTGAACCCCTTCACCATGCAGGAGGACCGCAGCATGGTGAGCGTGCCCGTGTTCAGCCAGGTGCCTGTGCGTCGCCGCCTCTGCCCGCCGCCACCACGCCCCGGGCCCTGCCGCCAGCGCGCGGTCATGGAGACCATCGCCGTAGGCTGTACCTGCATCTTCTGA
- the IL17B gene encoding interleukin-17B isoform X1, which produces MEKKWLASKFCQGLPAPLGHLAFWWCHLARRKLRLREDGSHKQPRRDRPLEWRASLHEGEHCIWKPRTTHHQVLTDLMDLALVRAHRFRNMFIAGLNRAENMPRKATLGVDIALPGDQLFLLTISIFLGLGQPRNPKGKRKGPGRPGTLAPGPHQLPLDLVSRAKPYARMEEYERNLGEMVAQLRNSSEPARRKCEVDLQLWLSNKRSLSPWGYSINHDPGRIPADLPEAQCLCLGCVNPFTMQEDRSMVSVPVFSQVPVRRRLCPPPPRPGPCRQRAVMETIAVGCTCIF; this is translated from the exons AT GGAAAAGAAGTGGCTGGCGTCAAAGTTCTGCCAGGGTTTGCCTGCTCCTCTGGGACATCTGGCTTTCTGGTGGTGCCACCTGGCG agaaggaaactgaggctgagagaggatgGAAGTCACAAGCAGCCACGCAGGGACAGGCCCTTGGAGTGGAGAGCTTCTCTACATGAGGGGGAGCATTGCATCTGGAAGCCCAGGACAACCCACCATCAAGTCCTCACGGACCTCATGGACTTGGCTCTCGTGAGAGCACACAGATTCAGAAACATGTTCATAGCAGGCTTGAACCGTGCAGAAAATATGCCAAGAAAAGCAACACTGGGGGTGGATATAGCCCTGCCCGGAGACCAG CTGTTCCTTCTCACCATCTCCATCTTCCTGGGGCTGGGCCAGCCCAGGAACCCCAAAGGCAAGAGAAAGGGGCCAGGGCGGCCTGGGACCCTGGCCCCTGGGCCTCACCAGTTGCCGCTGGACCTGGTGTCCCGGGCAAAGCCCTATGCCCGCATGGAGGAATATGAGAGGAACCTGGGGGAGATGGTGGCCCAGCTGAGGAACAGCTCCGAGCCGGCCAGGAGGAAGTGCGAGGTCGACCTGCAACTGTGGCTGTCCAACAAGAGGAGCCTGTCACCCTGGGGCTACAG CATCAACCATGACCCCGGCCGCATTCCTGCAGACCTGCCAGAGGCGCAGTGCTTGTGTCTGGGCTGCGTGAACCCCTTCACCATGCAGGAGGACCGCAGCATGGTGAGCGTGCCCGTGTTCAGCCAGGTGCCTGTGCGTCGCCGCCTCTGCCCGCCGCCACCACGCCCCGGGCCCTGCCGCCAGCGCGCGGTCATGGAGACCATCGCCGTAGGCTGTACCTGCATCTTCTGA
- the IL17B gene encoding interleukin-17B isoform X3: MDWPHNLLFLLTISIFLGLGQPRNPKGKRKGPGRPGTLAPGPHQLPLDLVSRAKPYARMEEYERNLGEMVAQLRNSSEPARRKCEVDLQLWLSNKRSLSPWGYSINHDPGRIPADLPEAQCLCLGCVNPFTMQEDRSMVSVPVFSQVPVRRRLCPPPPRPGPCRQRAVMETIAVGCTCIF; encoded by the exons ATGGACTGGCCGCATAACCTG CTGTTCCTTCTCACCATCTCCATCTTCCTGGGGCTGGGCCAGCCCAGGAACCCCAAAGGCAAGAGAAAGGGGCCAGGGCGGCCTGGGACCCTGGCCCCTGGGCCTCACCAGTTGCCGCTGGACCTGGTGTCCCGGGCAAAGCCCTATGCCCGCATGGAGGAATATGAGAGGAACCTGGGGGAGATGGTGGCCCAGCTGAGGAACAGCTCCGAGCCGGCCAGGAGGAAGTGCGAGGTCGACCTGCAACTGTGGCTGTCCAACAAGAGGAGCCTGTCACCCTGGGGCTACAG CATCAACCATGACCCCGGCCGCATTCCTGCAGACCTGCCAGAGGCGCAGTGCTTGTGTCTGGGCTGCGTGAACCCCTTCACCATGCAGGAGGACCGCAGCATGGTGAGCGTGCCCGTGTTCAGCCAGGTGCCTGTGCGTCGCCGCCTCTGCCCGCCGCCACCACGCCCCGGGCCCTGCCGCCAGCGCGCGGTCATGGAGACCATCGCCGTAGGCTGTACCTGCATCTTCTGA